In the genome of Candidatus Saccharibacteria bacterium oral taxon 488, one region contains:
- the dnaA gene encoding chromosomal replication initiator protein DnaA, with protein sequence MNSQVIWQGVLGEIEVSIPPSSFSTWFKSTELDIISDNEVAVLSPNPFVLTQLEKRYYQRIADGLKRNGLAVSTIHFRPKKVATRRQRLNRDEPHSTATSPSIIKQANKSTTNLNPRYTFDNFIVGSSNDLAHAACQAIAANPGTKYNPLYLYGGSGLGKTHLMQAVGNEIIKRQPSARVLYTTTETFVSEFLDSIRFKKKGFSDKYRNVDVLIVDDMQFIANKEKTQDEFFHTFNDLHQHDKQIIISSDKPPKSIPTLTDRLRSRFEWGMTIDVQMPDYETRCAIVTAKAGLSNVELSADVIEYLATNFKTNIRELEGALNQLLAYAEMQNITPDAETAEGLLGNIKRSRPQHITAKQIIDKTARHFGVEVKDVCSPRRDKYIMQPRQIAMYLLRSELKMSFPKIAQELGRKDHTTAIHSVDKISKEMLISVNIREQINDIRDKLYV encoded by the coding sequence GTGAATAGTCAAGTTATTTGGCAGGGAGTGCTGGGTGAAATTGAAGTTTCAATTCCGCCGTCGTCATTTTCGACCTGGTTTAAGTCGACCGAGCTTGACATTATATCTGATAATGAGGTGGCCGTCCTGTCGCCCAACCCTTTCGTGTTGACACAACTAGAAAAACGATATTATCAGCGCATCGCTGACGGTTTGAAACGAAATGGCCTTGCGGTCTCGACGATTCATTTTCGACCAAAAAAGGTGGCTACTCGGAGACAGCGCCTCAATCGCGACGAGCCACATTCAACTGCGACCAGTCCATCAATTATTAAACAAGCTAACAAATCGACAACCAACCTCAACCCGCGCTACACCTTTGACAACTTTATCGTTGGCTCGAGCAATGACCTGGCGCACGCCGCCTGTCAAGCGATTGCCGCTAATCCTGGCACCAAATACAATCCGCTCTATTTGTATGGCGGTTCGGGGCTTGGTAAAACCCATTTGATGCAGGCCGTTGGTAACGAGATTATTAAGCGCCAACCCTCCGCCCGCGTATTATACACCACCACCGAGACCTTTGTTAGTGAATTTCTCGACTCGATTCGCTTCAAGAAAAAAGGATTTTCCGACAAATATCGTAACGTCGATGTTTTGATTGTTGACGATATGCAGTTTATTGCCAACAAGGAAAAAACCCAGGACGAGTTCTTTCACACCTTTAACGACCTACACCAACACGACAAGCAAATTATCATCAGCTCTGACAAGCCACCCAAAAGCATCCCCACCCTGACCGACCGCCTGCGCAGTCGCTTTGAGTGGGGTATGACGATTGACGTGCAGATGCCTGATTATGAAACTCGCTGCGCTATCGTTACCGCCAAGGCTGGCCTGAGTAATGTCGAATTATCCGCCGACGTTATCGAATATCTCGCTACCAATTTCAAGACTAATATTCGCGAACTTGAGGGGGCGCTTAATCAGCTACTTGCCTACGCCGAGATGCAGAACATCACACCTGACGCCGAAACCGCCGAGGGACTGCTTGGTAATATCAAGCGCTCTCGCCCGCAACATATCACCGCCAAGCAAATCATTGATAAAACCGCTCGTCACTTTGGTGTCGAAGTCAAGGACGTGTGTTCACCGAGGCGCGATAAATATATCATGCAGCCACGCCAAATCGCCATGTACCTGCTGCGTAGCGAGCTCAAGATGAGCTTTCCAAAAATCGCCCAGGAGCTTGGTCGCAAAGATCACACTACCGCCATTCATTCGGTTGACAAAATCAGCAAGGAGATGCTCATCAGCGTCAATATTCGTGAACAAATTAACGACATCCGAGACAAGCTCTATGTGTAA